A window of the Gossypium hirsutum isolate 1008001.06 chromosome A03, Gossypium_hirsutum_v2.1, whole genome shotgun sequence genome harbors these coding sequences:
- the LOC107938879 gene encoding uncharacterized protein, with translation MDPCHFVRILVGNLALKFPSTQSSSSCYCKIKLKNFPHQVATIPQQDIETNNCSSQKPLAACFSLSKSQIDNIVSKWGSSYKVSIEVYAGGSGSGSTCGLSSGKLLGKVSVPLDLRGAESRPCVAHNGWVTIGKNGSSLQLCLTVRTERDPRFVFQFGGEPECSPQVFQVQGSVKQAVFTCKFGFRNTSDRNLGSRSSLSESKAPRKWLPSLKTDKDQPSKERKGWSITIHNLTGSPVAMASMVTPFVPSPGSDRVTKSNPGAWLILRPGCGTWKPWGRLEAWREPSFTDAIGFRFDLFHDDITTAASVTSTVASSTINTKLGGKFTMDMTTSLSTPSISPQSSGDFGSGSRSGSRPGSGSGSDFGFSPQNQFRGGFVMSSTVEGTGKCSKPEVEVGVHHVTCTEDAAAFVALAAAMDLSMDACRSFNQKLRKELRQQQTQNFVV, from the exons ATGGATCCCTGCCATTTTGTAAGGATCCTGGTGGGTAATTTAGCCCTAAAATTCCCATCAACACAGTCATCTTCTTCATGTTATTGCAAGATTAAACTCAAGAACTTCCCGCACCAAGTAGCTACAATCCCACAACAAGACATAGAAACCAACAACTGTTCTTCTCAGAAACCGTTGGCTGCTTGTTTTAGTCTTAGCAAGTCTCAGATCGACAACATCGTCTCGAAATGGGGTTCGTCGTATAAAGTTTCCATCGAGGTTTACGCCGGTGGCAGCGGAAGCGGCAGTACGTGTGGGTTGTCGTCAGGGAAATTACTAGGGAAGGTCTCGGTGCCGTTGGATCTACGCGGAGCTGAATCGAGGCCGTGTGTGGCGCACAATGGATGGGTTACTATAGGCAAAAATGGTTCATCTTTACAGTTGTGTTTAACGGTTAGAACCGAGCGAGACCCAAGATTCGTGTTCCAGTTCGGTGGTGAACCTGAATGTAGTCCACAGGTTTTTCAAGTTCAAGGAAGTGTTAAACAAGCTGTTTTTACTTGCAAGTTTGGTTTTAGAAACACAAGCGACCGGAACCTAGGATCAAG ATCCTCTTTGTCTGAATCAAAAGCTCCAAGGAAATGGCTACCTTCATTAAAAACAGATAAAGACCAGCCTTCTAAAGAACGAAAAGGGTGGTCAATTACAATCCATAACCTTACTGGTTCACCGGTAGCAATGGCGTCAATGGTGACACCCTTCGTACCATCTCCTGGTTCAGACAGGGTCACAAAATCCAACCCCGGTGCATGGTTAATTCTCCGACCAGGTTGTGGAACATGGAAACCTTGGGGTCGTCTCGAAGCTTGGCGTGAACCTAGTTTCACCGACGCCATTGGATTCAGGTTCGACCTCTTCCACGACGATATCACTACCGCCGCAAGTGTAACATCCACCGTCGCCAGCTCCACCATCAACACCAAACTTGGCGGGAAATTCACCATGGATATGACAACAAGTTTATCAACCCCATCAATAAGTCCACAAAGCAGTGGTGATTTCGGGTCAGGATCACGTTCCGGGTCAAGACCAGGATCCGGATCAGGATCAGATTTCGGGTTTTCGCCTCAAAATCAATTCAGGGGAGGGTTCGTGATGTCATCAACGGTGGAAGGAACGGGGAAATGCAGTAAACCGGAAGTGGAAGTAGGGGTACATCACGTGACATGCACGGAGGATGCAGCAGCTTTCGTGGCATTAGCAGCGGCTATGGATCTAAGTATGGATGCTTGTCGGTCTTTTAATCAAAAGCTAAGGAAAGAACTGAGACAACAGCAAACTCAGAACTTTGTCGTTTAA
- the LOC107938877 gene encoding probable E3 ubiquitin-protein ligase ARI2, whose protein sequence is MEDFSSSDEDYYYSSDRDSLDGFENDESDSQWVTSRSPTTKVITKESLLAAQREDLRRVMDMLSIREHHARTLLIHYRWDVEKLLAVLVENGKSYLFASAGVSVVEGEHTGTSVLSLSSTPMCEICIEELPVDKMTKMECGHGFCNDCWTEHFVVKINEGQSRRIRCMAHKCNAVCDESVVRNLVSKRHPDLAEKFDRFLLESYIEDNRMVKWCPSTPHCGNAIRVEDDEFCEVECSCGLQFCFSCLSEAHSPCSCMMWELWTKKCRDESETVNWITVHTKPCPQCHKPVEKNGGCNLVSCICGQAFCWLCGGATGRDHTWSTIAGHSCGRYKEDQAKKTERAKRDLYRYMHYLNRYKAHTDSFKLESKLKETILEKISISEERESILRDFSWVTNGLNRLFRSRRVLSYSYPFAFYMFGEEIFVDEMTNKEREIKQHLFEDQQQQLEANVEKLSKILEEPFDQYSDDKVTEMRMQIINLTVITDTLCKKMYECIENDLLGSLQCNTHNIAPYKSKGIEKASELAVCWNSKPSTAEKCVTSDSSTSGKRDRPFGFGSSEDSGCPSQRRPKKETYGGVFFDISMPAEVLHRN, encoded by the exons ATGGAGGATTTTTCGAGCAGCGACGAGGATTATTACTATTCGTCCGATCGAGATTCCCTTGACGGTTTCGAGAATGACGAGTCCGATTCTCAGTGGGTCACTTCCAGGAGTCCCACTACAAAg GTTATTACAAAAGAATCACTTTTAGCTGCACag AGGGAGGATTTAAGGAGAGTAATGGACATGTTATCTATAAGGGAACACCATGCTCGAACTTTACTAATCCATTACCGATGGGATGTTGAGAAATTGCTAGCCGTGCTGGTGGAGAATGGAAAATCGTACTTGTTCGCCTCGGCAGGTGTTTCTGTTGTTGAGGGTGAGCATACAGGAACCTCTGTATTGTCGTTGTCATCTACACCCATGTGTGAGATATGCATTGAGGAGTTACCGGTTGATAAGATGACGAAAATGGAATGCGGGCACGGGTTTTGCAATGACT GTTGGACGGAACATTTCGTtgtgaaaataaatgaaggaCAAAGTAGGCGAATTAGGTGCATGGCGCACAAATGCAATGCTGTTTGTGATGAATCTGTTGTGAGAAATCTAGTCAGTAAAAGGCATCCCGATTTAGCCGAGAAATTTGATCGATTTCTTCTCGAGTCCTACATAGAAGATAATAGGATGGTTAAATGGTGTCCTAGTACTCCACATTGTGGAAATGCAATACGTGTCGaggatgatgaattttgtgaggtAGAGTGTTCTTGTGGTCTGCAgttttgttttagttgcttatccGAAGCACATTCGCCATGTTCGTGTATGATGTGGGAGCTTTGGACCAAGAAATGTCGAGATGAGTCGGAAACAGTAAATTGGATCACTGTTCATACAAAGCCATGTCCACAGTGTCACAAACCCGTGGAGAAGAATGGTGGTTGTAATCTTGTGAGCTGTATCTGCGGACAAGCATTTTG TTGGCTATGTGGGGGAGCTACGGGGCGGGATCACACTTGGTCAACAATTGCAGGTCATAGCTGTGGTCGCTACAAAGAAGATCAAGCAAAAAAGACTGAACGAGCGAAGCGAGATCTTTATCGATACATGCACTATCTCAACCGTTATAAAGCTCATACAGATTCTTTTAAGCTTGAGAGTAAACTCAAGGAGACTATTTTGGAGAAGATATCGATTTCAGAAGAAAGGGAGTCAATTCTTAGAGATTTCAGTTGGGTAACGAACGGACTCAATAGGCTTTTCAGATCGAGACGGGTTCTTTCATATTCATACCCGTTTGCATTCTACATGTTTGGAGAAGAAATATTCGTTGACGAGATGACAAATAAGGAAAGGGAAATAAAACAGCATTTATTTGAGGATCAACAGCAGCAACTCGAGGCAAATGTTGAGAAACTCTCTAAGATTTTAGAAGAGCCCTTTGATCAATACAGTGATGATAAAGTAACGGAGATGAGAATGCAAATCATCAATCTCACCGTGATCACTGATACCCTTTGCAAGAAAAT GTATGAATGCATCGAGAACGATCTATTGGGATCTCTCCAATGCAATACACATAACATAGCTCCGTACAAATCTAAGGGCATCGAGAAAGCATCCGAGCTTGCCGTTTGTTGGAACAGTAAACCGAGTACTGCCGAGAAATGTGTTACATCTGATTCTAGCACTAGCG GCAAACGGGATCGACCTTTTGGTTTTGGTAGTTCGGAAGACAGTGGTTGCCCGTCCCAGAGGCGACCTAAAAAGGAGACTTATGGCGGTGTATTCTTCGATATAAGTATGCCAGCTGAAGTTCTTCAtaggaattga
- the LOC107938867 gene encoding cilia- and flagella-associated protein 251 codes for MFKKISSRNQRSKGIRIKHVLQICLLLGVCFWLIYQVKRSHDKRKEFDAKDAKVSVKEQADDLILKFGRKDLPHVQEASKNFKHEEEEEEENVIEDENKHDEEQEEKTKRQEAEEHEGAKKHVEEERVEGSKHEEEEKEEGSKHEEEEEEETNKHEEDEEAEEVRSKHEDEEQEAEIKDEEAEDEGKVVGDDEVDENEQERADAEVGNEEELMDEEKEREAEGDDKENEEKEGHEGNEESANDQNVDGGDRDTHEAREEQYKGDDASSAVSHDTQITTSETDKLEMENPNDNLTTNVLEQESKANATEKTDGDENKSEGKQSEGGSSSTGDENKSDLKADEGKHSETGSYLNTTDSKANDHDTGSSNSEHISLQNTTDTTELIVQASNNTTEESKETNNEAAKEIPGSLQNGTSALDTTGGGRVIEEIYKEKAKETVVDASKIENVVDDTPRINVTTEGIGFESSTNKETTDNEKQEGDNESDGKDENEDTSSYNETVDGNHNDPIDTSDNSVSQEEKGTEIDLSTLPDTTTEGANNEDSVAE; via the coding sequence ATGTTCAAGAAGATATCAAGTAGAAACCAAAGATCGAAAGGAATCAGGATAAAACATGTCCTTCAGATTTGCCTGTTACTCGGGGTTTGCTTCTGGTTAATCTACCAAGTCAAGCGCTCGCATGATAAGAGAAAAGAATTTGATGCAAAAGATGCTAAAGTCTCTGTGAAAGAACAAGCCGATGATTTGATCTTAAAATTCGGGAGGAAAGACCTACCTCACGTGCAGGAAGCATCTAAGAACTTCAAACacgaagaagaagaggaagaagaaaatgtgATAGAGGATGAAAATAAACACGATGAAGAACAGGAAGAAAAAACTAAGAGGCAAGAAGCAGAGGAGCATGAAGGAGCAAAAAAACACGTAGAAGAGGAACGGGTAGAAGGAAGCAAACATGAAGAAGAGGAGAAGGAAGAAGGAAGTAAACACGAagaagaggaggaagaagaaacaaacaaacatgaagaagatgaagaggcTGAAGAAGTGCGGAGCAAGCATGAGGATGAAGAGCAAGAAGCTGAAATTAAGGATGAAGAAGCGGAAGATGAAGGAAAAGTAGTTGGAGATGATGAGGTCGATGAAAACGAGCAAGAAAGAGCAGATGCTGAAGTTGGTAATGAAGAAGAATTAATGGACGAGGAGAAAGAGAGAGAAGCCGAGGGTGATGATAAAGAGAACGAGGAAAAAGAGGGTCATGAAGGAAATGAGGAGTCAGCAAATGATCAGAATGTCGATGGAGGGGATAGGGATACACACGAGGCAAGAGAGGAGCAATACAAGGGAGATGATGCTTCCAGTGCCGTGTCCCATGACACACAAATTACTACCTCTGAAACTGATAAATTAGAAATGGAAAATCCTAATGACAACTTGACAACGAATGTTTTGGAGCAGGAGAGCAAAGCCAATGCTACTGAGAAAACCgatggtgatgaaaacaagtccGAAGGTAAACAATCTGAAGGTGGTAGCTCGTCTactggtgatgaaaacaagtcaGATTTGAAGGCCGATGAAGGTAAACATTCCGAAACTGGTAGTTACTTGAACACGACGGACAGTAAAGCAAATGATCACGACACTGGATCATCAAACTCTGAGCATATCTCTCTTCAAAACACAACAGACACAACAGAGCTCATTGTCCAAGCAAGCAATAACACTACGGAAGAGAGTAAAGAAACCAACAACGAGGCTGCAAAAGAAATTCCGGGTTCACTGCAAAACGGGACTTCAGCTCTAGATACAACAGGAGGTGGTAGGGTTATTGaagaaatatataaagaaaaagcCAAGGAGACCGTAGTAGATGCAAGCAAGATCGAGAACGTAGTAGATGATACCCCGAGGATAAATGTAACAACCGAAGGTATCGGTTTTGAATCTTCCACGAATAAGGAGACTACTGATAATGAGAAACAAGAAGGTGACAATGAATCAGATGGAAAAGATGAAAACGAAGACACTTCTTCCTATAATGAGACTGTGGACGGAAATCATAACGACCCCATTGATACTTCCGACAATTCGGTTTCACAAGAAGAGAAAGGTACTGAAATAGATTTGAGTACATTGCCAGATACTACAACAGAGGGGGCGAACAATGAAGATAGTGTAGCTGAATAA
- the LOC107938856 gene encoding agamous-like MADS-box protein AGL62 translates to MGKKSLGRQKVEMVKMKNNSNLQVTFSKRRSGLFKKASELCTLCGVEIGIIVFSPGNKVFSFGHPEIGNVIDRYVNGNPPDNSGTLHLIQAHRNANVRELNMQLTELVNQIEIEKRRGEELNQMRRASQSQYWWESPIEEQNPQQLQQLKSALEELKKNVAKQVEKLLIQTTNSQPFFVGSSSTGMFPNNVEFDPNTMSQGYNNVPNMIPPGFNPNPELYNPCPPGFGHAFF, encoded by the exons ATGGGGAAGAAAAGCTTAGGCCGTCAAAAGGTTGAGATGgtgaaaatgaagaacaatagCAATCTTCAAGTGACTTTCTCGAAACGTCGTTCCGGTCTTTTTAAAAAGGCTAGTGAGCTTTGCACCCTTTGCGGTGTTGAAATCGGCATCATCGTCTTCTCTCCGGGCAACAAAGTCTTCTCTTTCGGCCACCCTGAAATCGGGAACGTCATCGATCGGTATGTCAACGGTAACCCTCCTGATAATTCGGGTACGTTGCATCTCATCCAGGCTCACCGTAATGCTAATGTTCGTGAACTCAACATGCAGCTCACCGAG TTGGTGAATCAGATCGAAATCGAGAAACGGCGGGGCGAAGAGCTTAACCAAATGAGAAGAGCAAGCCAAAGCCAGTACTGGTGGGAATCACCGATCGAGGAACAGAACCCTCAACAACTCCAGCAGTTGAAATCTGCATTAGAAGAGTTGAAAAAGAATGTGGCAAAGCAAGTGGAGAAGCTTCTTATTCAGACAACGAATTCGCAGCCGTTTTTCGTCGGGAGTTCAAGTACCGGGATGTTCCCCAACAACGTCGAGTTCGACCCGAACACGATGTCTCAAGGATACAACAATGTTCCCAACATGATACCTCCTGGATTCAACCCTAATCCTGAACTGTACAATCCTTGTCCTCCTGGATTCGGACATgcgtttttttaa